The following is a genomic window from Staphylococcus saccharolyticus.
AACGGTAATATTTATGCGAATGCTAAAGATGGCTTAAAAGGTACGCATATACATTTAGACTTTCCTAGTGTTGGTGCAACTCAAAATATAATTATGGCCGCTTCGCTTGCTTCAGGTAAGTCAATCATTGAAAATGCTGCTAAAGAACCAGAAATTGTAGATTTAGCAAATTATATTAATGAAATGGGGGGTAAAATTACTGGTGCTGGTACTGACACAATTACAATACATGGTGTAAAAAAATTAACTGGTGTTGTGCACTCAATCATTCCTGATAGAATTGAAGCAGGTACGCTATTGATTGCAGGTGCGATTACGCGCGGTGATGTGTTTGTTCGTGGTGCAATTAAAGAACATATGGCTAGTTTAGTATATAAGCTTGAAGAAATGGGTGTTAATATAGAATACAATGAAGATGGTATTCGAGTTTCAGCTGAAGGAGATTTGAACCCTGTGGATGTCAAAACTCTACCTCACCCCGGATTCCCAACTGACATGCAATCACAAATAATGGCTTTATTGCTGACAGCCAAGGGACATAAAGTTATAACGGAAACAGTGTTTGAAAATAGATTTATGCATGTAGCTGAATTTAGAAGAATGAATGCTAACATAAGTGTAGAGGGAAGAAGTGCTAAAATAGAAGGTAAGAGTCAATTACAAGGTGCTCAAGTTAAAGCTACAGATTTAAGAGCTGCAGCAGCTTTAATTTTAGCAGGTTTAGTTGCAGATGGTATAACCCAAGTGACTGAATTAAAACATCTTGATAGAGGATATGTTAATTTGCACGGAAAATTAAAACATCTTGGTGCAGATATTCAACGTGTAAATGATTAAATTTTAATCATTATAGCTTTAAATATTGGAGGTTTAACAAGAATGGAAACAATTTTTGACTACAATCAGATTAAACAAATTATCCCTCATAGACAACCTTTTTTATTGATTGATAAAATAGTGGAATACGAAGAAGGAAAGCGCTGTGTTGGATTAAAACAAGTTTCAGGTAATGAACCATTCTTTCAAGGTCATTTTCCTGATTATGCAGTTATGCCAGGTGTCTTAATTACAGAAGCCTTAGCTCAAACTGGCGCTGTGGCAATGTTAAATAATGAAGAGAATAAAGATAAAATTGCATTGTTTGCTGGGATTGACAAATGTCGTTTTAAAAAACAAGTCACACCTGGAGACACTTTAATGCTTGAGGTCGAAATCACTAAGATAAAAGGACCAATTGGTAAAGGAACAGCCAAAGCAACCATTGATGGTCAAATAGCTTGTAGTTGTGAGCTTACTTTTGCAATTCAAGATGCGTAGTTTTAGATATTTAAAATAAAGAGCCTGGGACATCAACCATTGTCCTAGGTATTTTTACATATTGACAGTCTATGATTGAATTAAAAATGCGCTTATATCAAGCTTTATCCAACTATAGTCCGGTACTCCAACATAGAGAATTTCATACAGAAATCCTACAGACAAAGCAAGTTGGGGTTACATTATGGGGGACAACGAAGTCAATACGAATTCTGTTCCGCTCTCTCATTATTGTTATCTTTCAAATTGTTCATCTTTCAAATTGTTCATCTTTCAATTTTGGTTTCGATTGCATCATTCGATTAAACGTTTTTTTAAGTTCATCTCCAGTTAATCCATCATCTACTAACTCTTCTAATAAGATTTCCGCATAAACTTGTCTAAGGGTATAAATATGGCATTCAAAGACGACTGACATAGTATATTTAAATGTATTAACGTTTTTAACAGTTGCATCAAATAAAGCAGGATCATTTGCAGTTCTTGTAATAACTACTCTAATATCTAAAAGCTTTTCTTGGTCCATATAATTTTTAAATGTTTCATAATGTTCATTTGAAATGACTATTTCCAACAGCCAGCCAGTGCCACTGCTTTCTTTATTTATGATAACACCATCCTCGATTGCATATTCAGACACACCACCATGGTCATTTACAATCTGAAATCGTACCGCTTTGAACGTTTTCATCTTTTCACATCCCAAATGTTTTTTTATATACAATAAATCAAATGATTAGCACATATTAGTTCAGTAATTAACTTTTTTCTTTAAATATATCAAAAATTAACTATAAATAGCTATCTATTTTAAAACAATTGTCACTTTGACCAAACTATATATGCTTGCTTATGATGTATTACAAGAAGGAGGTGACATATGCTAAATAAAATCGTAATAGTTGGTAGACTAACTAAAGATGCACAAATTTATGAGAAGGAGGAAAGTAAAGTAGCGACATTTTGCGTCGCCACTGAAAGAAATTATAAAGATGAAAATAATGAAATATCAAGTGATTATTTAATATGTAAAGCTTTTGGTAAAACTGCCACTAACATTGAAAAGTACACATCTCAAGGCACACTCGTAGGTATAACTGGTCAAATGCGTTCTAGAAAATATGAAAAAGAAGGACAGACGCATTTTGTAACTGAATTATACGTGGAAACTATAAAATTTATGTCCCCTAAAATGAAAAACAACGACAACCCCCTTGATAATCAATTTAACGAAAACGCTTATCAGTCAGTCGAATTAGAAATTATGAATATTTAAATGAATTAACTCTTCCTTAAACTCCATCCTATTTTTAATAAATTAATTTATCCTTTTCTTTCAATTATACTCATGCGACCAGCTTTAATAAGTATTTATTAAAGAAATGGTCGCTTAAATTTTAAAAAAGCTAATGTCTGTATAATTATCTGACAAATTTCATTTACATTACAATTGTGTTTAATAATTAAGACAGAAAAAAACTATTATGACAGTTTTGAGGTTGGTTTTATACTAATTTTATACAATTTTTTAATGTAATTCGAGTGTAAAAAAGTGATGGTTTTTTTTATTTCTCTGTAACCTACACTGATTTTTCAGATGTTACAGTAGTATTTGTAAATTAGTTAAGAAAACAAATCACTTTTAGGAGGATTTTTAATAATGAAAAAGACAATTATTGCATCATCACTAGCAGTAGGATTAGGCGTTGTAGCAGGAAACGCTGGTCACGACGCACACGCAAGTGAAGCAACAAATGTAGATAAAGCAGAATTAGCTCAAAAAGCACAAACAAATGATCAATCATTAAATGAAAGCCCTATTCAACAAGGTGCTTATAATATCAATTTTGACTATAACGGTTACACATACCACTTTGAATCAGATGGTTCAAACTGGAGTTGGAGTTATGAAGGTTCTGGTCAATCAACTCCAGCACATGAAGATGTAAGTGAACAACCAACACCTTCAAATAATCAAGCATCAGTGCAAGAAGTTAGTTCACAACAACCATCAACTCAAGTATCTGCTCCACAAACTGAGCAAACTCAACAACCCCAAACTCAATCAACTACTGCATCAAGCAAAGCTTCAAGTGGTTCATCTGTAAATGTTAACTCACATTTACAACAAATTGCTCAACGTGAATCAGGTGGCGACATTCATGCAATTAATCCATCTTCAGGTGCAGCAGGTAAATATCAATTCTTACAATCTACATGGGATTCAGTAGCTCCAAGTGAATATAAAGGTCAATCACCAGCTAACGCTCCAGAAAGCGTTCAAGATGCTGCTGCAGTTAAGTTATATAACTCAGCGGGTGCTAACCAATGGGTTACTGCTTAATTTAGAATCTTAATTTTAACCATCTTCTCAATAGAGGAAGATGGTTTTTTATTGCTTAGTTTTACTATACGTTTCATTTGATTGATTTATATGTAATCGTTTGCTATTGTGGTAAGTGAAATAAATAATCCATATAACTACTAGGGGAGCCATATGGCTGAGATGTTGATATTCAGACCCTTATAAACCTGATTTGGTTAGTACCAACGTAGGAAAGTAGTCATAATCAAATATGCATCTTTATGCCTTGATCGCGCTACTTTTCATTGTTGGAAAGTAGTTTTTTTATTATCCAAGGAGGCTTTTTATGACATTTTCAAAAGAATTAAGGGATGCAGCACAACCAATTATTGAAGATATTTATAATGATGGATTTATCCAGGATTTGTTAGTTGGGAAGCTATCTAAGCAGGCTGTTAGACAATACCTAAGAGCAGATGCGTCTTATTTAAAAGAGTTTACAAACTTATATGCATTACTTATACCTAAAGTTCATACTATGAAAGATGTAAAATTCTTAGTTGAACAAATTGAATTTATGTTAGAAGGTGAAGTTGAAGCGCATGAATTTTTAGCTGATTACATTAAAGAGTCATATAATGAAATTGTTAAGAAAAAAGTTTGGCCACCAAGTGGAGATCATTATATTAAACATATGTATTATAATGCCTTTGTTCATGAAAATGCTGCATATACTATTGCAGCAATGGCTTCATGTCCATATGTTTATGCGGTAATTGGTAAACGTGCGATTAAGGACTCTAGACTTAATAAAGAATCGGTGACTTCAAACTGGTTTAAATTTTACAGCACTGAGATGGATGAGTTAGTAGAGGTTTTCAATCAGTTAATGGACAGATTAACTGTAAATTGTACTGAAAAACAAAAAGCTGAAATTAAAGAAAACTTTTTACAAAGTACAATTCATGAACGTCATTTCTTTAATATGGCTTATATAGATGAAAAGTGGCAATATGAAGGCGATAAAAATGAATAAACCTAAAATTGCTTTAACTATAGCAGGTACTGATCCAACTGGTGGAGCTGGTGTAACGGCAGATTTAAAATCATTTCACTCTTGTGGAGTATATGGAATGGCAACGATAACGAGTATTGTAGCTCAAAATACGTTAGGTGTACAACATATTCATAATTTAGAGACATCTTGGGTTAAAGAACAGCTGGATAGTATATTTAGTGATGAATTGCCACAAGCAATTAAAACAGGAATGATTGCTACAAAAGAAACGATGGAACTTATCCGAGATTACTTATCCACTCATGCAGATATTCCATATGTGTTAGATCCCGTGATGCTAGCTAAAAGTGGAGATTCACTTATGGATGATGACACTAAAGATCATTTACAATCTACATTATTACCATTAGCAGATGTTGTTACACCAAATATTCCTGAAGCTGAAGAAATAACTGGTTTAACGATTAATGATGAAGACAGTATGCGTCAGGTTGGTTCTATTTTTATAAATGAAATCGGCAGCAAAGGTGTTGTGATCAAAGGTGGACATTCAGCTGATTTAAATAAAGCAAAAGATTTCTTATTTACTGCAGATGATGTTTTTATATTTGAAAATAAACGCTTTGATACAAGACATACACATGGTACTGGTTGTACATTTTCTGCAGTTATAGCGGCAGAGCTTGCTAAAGGACGTTCAATATACCAAGCGGTTAAAAAAGCCAAAGAATTCATTTCACTTAGTATCGAATATACACCAGAAATTGGTAATGGTAGAGGTCCAGTAAATCATTTTGCATATATGAAAAAGGAAGGGTTAGATGATGAATAAATTAGAACAAATACGTATAGACAATCCACTTATTATTTGTTACACCAATGACGTGGTAAAGAACTTTACAGCAAATGGCTTGCTAAGTTTGGGGGCTAGTCCAGCAATGAGTGAGGCTCCTGAAGAAGCTGAAGAGTTTACAAAAGTTGCTAACGCGTTATTAATTAATATAGGCACTCTTACTCATGAAAATGAAGAGGATATTTTAAAAATTGTTAAAATAGCCAATCAACAAAGGACGCCTATTGTTTTTGATCCGGTAGCAGTTGGTGCTTCAACATATCGTAAAAAGTTTTGCCAAAAATTTTTAGCCGAAGTAGATGTTACAGTAATTAAGGGTAACGCTTCTGAGATACTAACATTAGTGGATTCGCAAACAACTATGAAAGGAACGGATAGTGATAATTCTTTAGATTCAGTTGAAATTGCCAAAAAGGCTTCAGACATTCTAAATACAGCAGTCGTTATTACTGGCAAAGATGATGTCATAGCTCAAAATCATCAAATGATTAAATTATCAAATGGCTCTCCACTTTTGGCTAAGATAACTGGTGCAGGATGTTTATTAGGAGGTATCGTTGCAAGTTTTCTATTTAAAAATACGAATCCTTCGATAGATGATTTAATTGAAGCTGTAAGTGTATATAATATCGCAGCAGAACTGGCTGAAAAGGCATCGTATGTACATGGCCCAGGTTCATTTTTACCAGAATTATTAGATCAACTTTACCAATTAGAAGACGTAACTTATGAAAAATATTTAAAAAAAGAAGAGGTTTAATTAATGGCTTTTAATCCTGAACAATTAGCGGTGTATTTTATTTGTGGAACACAAGATATTCCGGAAAACAAGTGTATAGAACAAGTCTTAAAAGAAGCATTAGAAGCTGGCATCACATTGTATCAATTTCGAGAGAAGGGACCATCTTCATTAAAAGGTAAAGCGAAAAAAGAACTTGCGTTAAAATTAAAGCAACTATGTAAAGGTTATCATGTCCCTATGATTGTTAATGATGATGTTGCATTGGCTAAAGAGATTAATGCAGATGGCATACATGTTGGCCAAGATGATGAAGAAGTGAAGCAATTTGCAAGTCAGTTTGAAAATAAAATTATTGGCTTAAGTGTAAGTAACATAGAAGAATATTTAAATTCAGATTTATCACAAGTTACTTATATAGGTGTGGGACCAATGTATGTTACAGCTTCAAAAGAGGACGCAAGTGCACCTGTAGGTCTGTCAATGATTACCCAATTAAGAGAGCGGGTTAAAGACTTTCCGATTGTAGCAATAGGAGGTATTAATGAATCTAATGTTGCTACTATAGCTAAAGCAAATACAGATGGAGTTGCAATCATTTCAGCAATTACACGAAGTAGTAATATTGACAAGACTGTTAAGCTTTTTCTTAGTTATTTTAATTAAATTATTATTTTTTCCGCTTTTTGTTTTCTACTAGAGTATGAGTATGATAAAATGAAAACTATGTGAATATTACAATAGAGGTGGAAAAATGAAGAAAAAAGCGTTACTACCTTTGTTTTTGGGGATAATGGTTTTTCTAGCAGGGTGTGACTACTCTAAACCTGAAAAGCAGGACGGATTCTTCTTTAATACATTCGTTCAGCCAATGAAACATCTCTTACAATGGTTAGGAAATGATGTCTTTCATAAAGACTATGGACTAGCAATTATTGTCTTAGTTATAGTTATTCGTTTAATTTTATTACCATTTATGTTATCTAACTATAAAAATAGTCATATGATGCGAGAAAAAATGAAAGTCGCTAAACCAGAAGTAGATGGTATTCAAGAAAAAGTTAAACGTGCGCGTACACAAGAAGAAAAAATGGCAGCAAACCAAGAGTTAATGGAAGTTTATAAAAAATATGATATGAATCCTATGAAGAGTATGTTAGGATGTTTACCAATACTTATCCAAATGCCAATCATCATGGGACTTTACTTCGTATTAAAGGATAAACTTGTTCACGGACTTTCTGCACATCCTCACTTTTTATGGTTTAATTTAACTAAACCAGACATTTGGATTACTATTATTGCAGGTGTTCTTTACTTTATTCAAGCTTTTGTATCTAGTAAAACAATGCCTCAAGAACAGCGCCAAATGGGTTATATGATGATGGTTGTCTCACCAATTATGATTATTTGGATTTCATTACAAGCGTCATCAGCACTAGGTTTATATTGGTCTGTCAGTGCTTTATTCTTAGTAATTCAAACGCATTTTGCAAATATGTATTACTCTAAACTTGCTGAAAAAGAAGTTCAACCTTTTATTGAAAAATATGAAAGAGAACATAACTCATCTTCAAAGAAAAAAGGTAAAAATACTCAAGTAGTATCAAAAAAGAATAAAAAATAGTCAATAAAAACCAGCAAATCTATTATAAATTGATTTGCTGGTTTTTTTAATGTTTGATTGCTTAAAATTCCATTCCTTTAAAAACTGTTTTAAAAATAATAGCATAAATTGATGTCTTTCCTCTGCAAGTTTTCTTCCTGTAGGGGTATGCATCAAGTCTTTTAATTTAAGTAACTTTTCATAAAAATGTTTGATTACTGAATTATCGAAATGCTCTATTTGTTCTATTTTGAGATCTTTAAATGAAATCTCATGTTCTGTCCACATTGGTTCGCCATAGTGACTAGCAAACTGAAAAGTTCTAGCTATGCCAATTGCACCAATAGCATCTAAACGATCAGCATCTCTCACTATTTGTCCCTCTGCAGATAGCTTTATGCTATTATTCTTACCACCACGATAATTCATATTTTCGATAATATATAATATTTGTTTAAGTTCTTCATCGCTTAATTTTAAAGTAGTGAAAAATGTTTAAATTTTTTTAAAACTAATTGAGAATCAGTTAATTTATAATCAACAGTATCATGGAGCAATGCAACAAGTTCGATAACTAAAGTATTATCAATTCCTTCTTGTTGGGCAATGTATAAGGCACAGTTATATACGCGTTCAATGTGTGCAACATC
Proteins encoded in this region:
- the murA gene encoding UDP-N-acetylglucosamine 1-carboxyvinyltransferase, with translation MDKIVINGGNRLTGEVKVEGAKNAVLPVLTASLLASEGKSKLVNVPELSDVDTINNVLSTLNAEVSYDKENNAVIVDATQTLNEEAPYEYVSKMRASILVMGPLLARLGHAIVALPGGCAIGTRPIEQHIKGFEALGAEIHLENGNIYANAKDGLKGTHIHLDFPSVGATQNIIMAASLASGKSIIENAAKEPEIVDLANYINEMGGKITGAGTDTITIHGVKKLTGVVHSIIPDRIEAGTLLIAGAITRGDVFVRGAIKEHMASLVYKLEEMGVNIEYNEDGIRVSAEGDLNPVDVKTLPHPGFPTDMQSQIMALLLTAKGHKVITETVFENRFMHVAEFRRMNANISVEGRSAKIEGKSQLQGAQVKATDLRAAAALILAGLVADGITQVTELKHLDRGYVNLHGKLKHLGADIQRVND
- the fabZ gene encoding 3-hydroxyacyl-ACP dehydratase FabZ, whose translation is METIFDYNQIKQIIPHRQPFLLIDKIVEYEEGKRCVGLKQVSGNEPFFQGHFPDYAVMPGVLITEALAQTGAVAMLNNEENKDKIALFAGIDKCRFKKQVTPGDTLMLEVEITKIKGPIGKGTAKATIDGQIACSCELTFAIQDA
- a CDS encoding YwpF-like family protein — translated: MKTFKAVRFQIVNDHGGVSEYAIEDGVIINKESSGTGWLLEIVISNEHYETFKNYMDQEKLLDIRVVITRTANDPALFDATVKNVNTFKYTMSVVFECHIYTLRQVYAEILLEELVDDGLTGDELKKTFNRMMQSKPKLKDEQFER
- a CDS encoding single-stranded DNA-binding protein encodes the protein MLNKIVIVGRLTKDAQIYEKEESKVATFCVATERNYKDENNEISSDYLICKAFGKTATNIEKYTSQGTLVGITGQMRSRKYEKEGQTHFVTELYVETIKFMSPKMKNNDNPLDNQFNENAYQSVELEIMNI
- a CDS encoding transglycosylase family protein is translated as MKKTIIASSLAVGLGVVAGNAGHDAHASEATNVDKAELAQKAQTNDQSLNESPIQQGAYNINFDYNGYTYHFESDGSNWSWSYEGSGQSTPAHEDVSEQPTPSNNQASVQEVSSQQPSTQVSAPQTEQTQQPQTQSTTASSKASSGSSVNVNSHLQQIAQRESGGDIHAINPSSGAAGKYQFLQSTWDSVAPSEYKGQSPANAPESVQDAAAVKLYNSAGANQWVTA
- the tenA gene encoding thiaminase II, whose product is MTFSKELRDAAQPIIEDIYNDGFIQDLLVGKLSKQAVRQYLRADASYLKEFTNLYALLIPKVHTMKDVKFLVEQIEFMLEGEVEAHEFLADYIKESYNEIVKKKVWPPSGDHYIKHMYYNAFVHENAAYTIAAMASCPYVYAVIGKRAIKDSRLNKESVTSNWFKFYSTEMDELVEVFNQLMDRLTVNCTEKQKAEIKENFLQSTIHERHFFNMAYIDEKWQYEGDKNE
- the thiD gene encoding bifunctional hydroxymethylpyrimidine kinase/phosphomethylpyrimidine kinase, translating into MNKPKIALTIAGTDPTGGAGVTADLKSFHSCGVYGMATITSIVAQNTLGVQHIHNLETSWVKEQLDSIFSDELPQAIKTGMIATKETMELIRDYLSTHADIPYVLDPVMLAKSGDSLMDDDTKDHLQSTLLPLADVVTPNIPEAEEITGLTINDEDSMRQVGSIFINEIGSKGVVIKGGHSADLNKAKDFLFTADDVFIFENKRFDTRHTHGTGCTFSAVIAAELAKGRSIYQAVKKAKEFISLSIEYTPEIGNGRGPVNHFAYMKKEGLDDE
- the thiM gene encoding hydroxyethylthiazole kinase, with translation MNKLEQIRIDNPLIICYTNDVVKNFTANGLLSLGASPAMSEAPEEAEEFTKVANALLINIGTLTHENEEDILKIVKIANQQRTPIVFDPVAVGASTYRKKFCQKFLAEVDVTVIKGNASEILTLVDSQTTMKGTDSDNSLDSVEIAKKASDILNTAVVITGKDDVIAQNHQMIKLSNGSPLLAKITGAGCLLGGIVASFLFKNTNPSIDDLIEAVSVYNIAAELAEKASYVHGPGSFLPELLDQLYQLEDVTYEKYLKKEEV
- the thiE gene encoding thiamine phosphate synthase translates to MAFNPEQLAVYFICGTQDIPENKCIEQVLKEALEAGITLYQFREKGPSSLKGKAKKELALKLKQLCKGYHVPMIVNDDVALAKEINADGIHVGQDDEEVKQFASQFENKIIGLSVSNIEEYLNSDLSQVTYIGVGPMYVTASKEDASAPVGLSMITQLRERVKDFPIVAIGGINESNVATIAKANTDGVAIISAITRSSNIDKTVKLFLSYFN
- the yidC gene encoding membrane protein insertase YidC, with the translated sequence MKKKALLPLFLGIMVFLAGCDYSKPEKQDGFFFNTFVQPMKHLLQWLGNDVFHKDYGLAIIVLVIVIRLILLPFMLSNYKNSHMMREKMKVAKPEVDGIQEKVKRARTQEEKMAANQELMEVYKKYDMNPMKSMLGCLPILIQMPIIMGLYFVLKDKLVHGLSAHPHFLWFNLTKPDIWITIIAGVLYFIQAFVSSKTMPQEQRQMGYMMMVVSPIMIIWISLQASSALGLYWSVSALFLVIQTHFANMYYSKLAEKEVQPFIEKYEREHNSSSKKKGKNTQVVSKKNKK